One Erythrobacter sp. SDW2 genomic region harbors:
- a CDS encoding TraB/GumN family protein → MMKSLKTTLATAASGLVLMLAAPAMAETPAVPAGPALWKVADADTTIYLFGTVHVLPDGKNWFTPTIETALDSSDMLVTEIPSGPETDARTLQLVNELGMLPEGTTLRSLMTEEQRANYEAALGGLGVPPEAFDAYEPWLATINLSILPLILQGYQIDKGVEEVLEVEADKAIERGALETIEFQMGIFDSGSLQDQLAYLDTAASDVDKVTPMLNAMVDEWIEGDADGLAAIMNESLAETPAMAETLLYNRNANWAEWIEARLEQPGTVFVAVGAGHLAGERSVQDYLAQRGITTDRVQ, encoded by the coding sequence ATGATGAAATCCCTCAAGACCACGCTTGCCACTGCTGCCTCCGGCCTCGTCCTGATGCTCGCCGCACCTGCCATGGCGGAAACGCCTGCGGTCCCGGCCGGTCCGGCGCTGTGGAAGGTCGCGGATGCCGACACCACCATCTATCTGTTCGGCACCGTCCATGTCCTGCCCGACGGCAAGAACTGGTTCACCCCCACGATCGAGACCGCGCTCGACAGTTCGGACATGCTGGTGACCGAGATTCCGTCGGGCCCCGAGACCGATGCCCGCACGCTGCAACTGGTCAACGAACTGGGGATGCTCCCCGAAGGCACCACGCTGCGTAGCCTGATGACCGAGGAACAACGCGCCAATTACGAGGCGGCGCTCGGCGGACTGGGTGTGCCGCCTGAGGCTTTCGACGCCTACGAACCGTGGCTCGCCACCATCAACCTCTCGATCCTGCCGCTGATCCTGCAGGGCTACCAGATCGACAAGGGCGTGGAGGAAGTGCTGGAAGTAGAAGCGGACAAGGCCATCGAACGCGGCGCTCTGGAAACGATCGAGTTCCAGATGGGCATATTCGACAGCGGTTCGCTGCAGGACCAGCTCGCCTATCTCGATACGGCGGCGTCCGATGTCGATAAAGTGACCCCGATGCTCAATGCCATGGTGGACGAATGGATCGAAGGCGATGCCGATGGCCTGGCCGCGATCATGAACGAGAGCCTCGCGGAAACGCCGGCCATGGCGGAAACCCTGCTCTATAACCGGAATGCCAACTGGGCCGAATGGATCGAGGCCCGGCTCGAACAGCCCGGCACGGTCTTTGTCGCGGTCGGCGCCGGCCATCTTGCCGGTGAGCGCAGCGTGCAGGACTATCTCGCCCAGCGCGGCATCACGACTGACCGCGTGCAATGA
- a CDS encoding SDR family oxidoreductase encodes MTAIDRRTLLASAAATTALAAAPSRSMAETAAKDPDLSGKSILITGCSSGFGRLGAEHYARLGARVFATMRNLPRPEAEELRQLAGDEKLDLHVLQIDVLSDKECEAGVSRAESINGGPLDVLVNNAGIGISGPVEVQDMEATKLAFDTNVFGCHRMARAVLPGMRTKKSGQIFQISSQLGRVIVPYGGHYSATKFALEAMGEQLAYELVPHNIEVTIIEPGGYPTEVWVNRNIYTGALKERADDRHTDGYAQVVARMGTEDGSGRTADPMDVPRAIARTIAMPAGSRPLRLPVSGGAIPQTRINEVTAETQVQWLGNSGIGPMIRAVHDA; translated from the coding sequence ATGACTGCCATCGACCGCCGTACGCTACTGGCCAGTGCCGCTGCGACAACCGCCCTCGCCGCCGCGCCTTCACGCAGTATGGCCGAGACGGCTGCGAAGGATCCCGACCTGTCGGGCAAGAGCATCCTCATAACCGGCTGCTCATCGGGCTTCGGCAGGCTGGGCGCGGAGCACTATGCCCGGCTCGGCGCGCGCGTCTTCGCCACCATGCGCAATTTGCCGAGACCGGAGGCGGAGGAATTGCGCCAACTGGCGGGCGACGAAAAGCTCGACCTGCATGTTCTGCAGATCGACGTCCTCTCCGACAAGGAATGCGAAGCCGGCGTCTCGCGCGCGGAAAGCATCAACGGCGGCCCGCTGGACGTGTTGGTGAACAACGCCGGCATCGGCATTTCCGGCCCGGTTGAGGTCCAGGACATGGAGGCGACGAAGCTTGCCTTCGACACCAATGTGTTCGGCTGCCACCGGATGGCCCGCGCTGTCCTGCCCGGCATGCGGACGAAGAAGAGCGGGCAGATCTTCCAGATCTCGAGCCAGCTCGGACGGGTTATCGTTCCCTATGGCGGCCATTACTCGGCCACCAAGTTCGCGCTGGAGGCGATGGGCGAGCAGCTCGCCTACGAGCTGGTGCCGCACAATATCGAGGTCACCATCATCGAGCCGGGCGGTTATCCGACCGAGGTCTGGGTCAATCGCAATATCTATACCGGCGCACTCAAGGAACGCGCCGACGACAGGCACACCGACGGGTATGCCCAGGTGGTGGCGCGGATGGGTACCGAGGATGGCTCAGGTCGCACAGCCGATCCGATGGATGTACCGCGCGCCATTGCCCGGACCATTGCCATGCCTGCCGGAAGCCGCCCTCTCCGCCTGCCCGTCAGCGGGGGTGCGATCCCGCAGACGCGGATCAACGAAGTCACAGCCGAAACCCAGGTGCAGTGGCTGGGCAACAGCGGCATCGGCCCGATGATCCGGGCGGTCCACGACGCCTGA
- the pth gene encoding aminoacyl-tRNA hydrolase translates to MQIWTGLGNPGPGYAMHRHNVGFMVCDVIADMYDFGPVQKKFRGWVQEGRIGTEKILLLKPATYMNESGRSVGEALRFYKLGMEDLTVFHDELDLAPFKVKVKRGGGTAGHNGLRSIDQHLGPDFRRVRIGIGHPGHKERVHGHVLGNYAKSELDDLAAMLGGIGSEAEWLAKGDDARFMSELALRLQD, encoded by the coding sequence ATGCAGATCTGGACAGGCCTTGGAAATCCCGGACCGGGATATGCGATGCACCGGCATAACGTCGGTTTCATGGTGTGCGACGTTATCGCCGACATGTACGATTTCGGCCCGGTGCAGAAGAAGTTCCGGGGCTGGGTCCAGGAGGGGCGGATCGGGACCGAGAAGATCCTCCTGCTCAAGCCCGCGACCTACATGAACGAGAGCGGCCGCAGCGTCGGCGAGGCCTTGCGCTTCTACAAGCTCGGCATGGAGGACCTGACCGTGTTCCACGACGAGCTCGACCTCGCCCCGTTCAAGGTCAAGGTGAAGCGGGGCGGCGGAACGGCTGGCCACAATGGCCTCCGTTCGATCGACCAGCATCTCGGACCCGATTTCCGCCGCGTGCGCATCGGTATCGGGCATCCCGGACACAAGGAGCGCGTCCACGGCCATGTCCTTGGCAACTACGCCAAGAGCGAGCTGGACGATCTTGCCGCCATGCTCGGCGGAATAGGCAGCGAAGCCGAATGGCTTGCCAAGGGCGATGATGCCCGTTTCATGAGCGAACTGGCGCTGCGGTTGCAGGACTAG
- a CDS encoding topology modulation protein: MHRVMIVGPCGSGKSTLSFELARRLRLPLIHMDQLNWQPGWVESPDDVLLARVEEAASGERWIIEGNYGGTMAPRLARADTVIYLDYPVPLCFWRMLKRVWHYRGQVRPDMTEGCPERFDLEFMWYLANWSRGPRQRTEAKLRGQEAKVIRLRHPKALEAWLDRIPLAGAS, encoded by the coding sequence ATGCATCGGGTCATGATCGTCGGTCCATGCGGTTCGGGCAAGAGCACGCTTTCGTTCGAACTGGCGCGGCGGCTTCGCTTGCCGCTGATCCATATGGACCAGCTCAACTGGCAACCCGGTTGGGTCGAGAGTCCGGACGACGTCCTGCTGGCCCGGGTCGAAGAGGCGGCTTCCGGCGAGCGCTGGATCATCGAGGGGAACTATGGCGGGACCATGGCTCCGCGCCTCGCCCGCGCGGATACCGTGATTTACCTCGACTATCCTGTCCCGCTTTGTTTCTGGCGCATGTTGAAACGGGTCTGGCATTACCGGGGACAGGTGCGTCCCGATATGACCGAGGGTTGCCCCGAGCGGTTCGATCTCGAATTCATGTGGTACCTCGCCAACTGGAGCCGCGGCCCGCGCCAGCGGACGGAGGCCAAGCTCAGGGGCCAGGAGGCGAAAGTGATCCGCCTGCGACACCCGAAAGCGCTCGAGGCATGGCTGGACAGGATACCACTCGCTGGGGCAAGCTAG
- a CDS encoding TraB/GumN family protein, protein MIGRTFLAGAAALMLAACGEAPPPPPADNPLLWEIASADGQVEGWLFGTIHALPDGVVWQTGAVDDVINAADYLVLEVADLQDSSAIQQTFAGLARSPGLPSLEYRVDPAQRPVLAKLSDETPYSPEEFRQIETWAAALILANAIRTDADPTNGVDRALQRLFADRRIEEFEGAERQFAIFDALAESDQRAVLSAVLEEAGGTERSGSPAAIWLSGDIAALEAETARGMLADPEVADALLTRRNLAWIGQTVDLLEGPQRPLIAVGAAHLVGPEGLVALLQAQGFTVRRLR, encoded by the coding sequence ATGATCGGCAGGACTTTCCTCGCAGGCGCGGCGGCATTGATGCTGGCCGCCTGCGGGGAGGCCCCTCCCCCTCCCCCGGCGGACAATCCGCTGTTGTGGGAGATTGCCAGTGCCGACGGGCAGGTCGAGGGGTGGCTCTTCGGCACCATCCATGCCCTGCCTGATGGGGTGGTGTGGCAGACGGGAGCGGTCGATGATGTGATCAACGCCGCCGACTACCTCGTGCTGGAAGTGGCCGACCTGCAGGACAGCAGCGCGATCCAGCAAACCTTTGCCGGACTGGCCCGGTCGCCCGGCCTGCCATCGCTGGAGTACCGGGTCGATCCGGCACAGCGGCCTGTCTTGGCCAAGCTATCCGACGAAACGCCTTATTCGCCTGAGGAATTCCGCCAGATCGAGACTTGGGCTGCGGCGTTGATCCTCGCCAATGCCATTCGCACCGACGCCGACCCGACGAACGGAGTCGACCGGGCGTTGCAACGCCTGTTCGCCGACCGCCGGATCGAGGAATTCGAAGGTGCCGAACGCCAGTTCGCGATTTTCGATGCTCTGGCCGAATCCGACCAGCGGGCGGTGCTCTCCGCCGTACTGGAAGAAGCAGGCGGAACCGAACGATCGGGCAGCCCGGCAGCCATCTGGCTGTCAGGCGACATCGCGGCGCTGGAAGCGGAGACCGCGCGTGGCATGCTGGCGGACCCGGAAGTGGCCGACGCCCTGCTGACCCGGCGCAACCTTGCGTGGATCGGGCAGACGGTCGACCTGCTCGAAGGGCCGCAGCGCCCGCTTATCGCGGTTGGCGCTGCGCACCTTGTCGGGCCGGAGGGACTCGTTGCCCTGCTCCAGGCGCAGGGCTTCACTGTCCGTCGCCTGCGCTAG
- a CDS encoding 50S ribosomal protein L25/general stress protein Ctc — MSDALTLPAEARERAGKGASRALRRDGRVPAVIYGGNEEPLMIHVEAKELTRQLNTGHFMNSIVNIEIGGKSIRTLPKDVAVHPVSDRPEHADFLRLSKDAKVEVNVPVVFINEEKSPGLKKGGVLNIVRHELDLICDADKIPSEIVIDVTGKDVGDAIHISEVSLPAGSESAITDRDFTIATLVAPSALKKAEGAAAAEGAGEDANEEEADEE, encoded by the coding sequence ATGAGCGACGCTCTGACCCTGCCGGCCGAAGCGCGCGAACGGGCTGGCAAGGGAGCCTCCCGTGCATTGCGTCGCGATGGCCGTGTACCCGCTGTGATCTATGGCGGAAACGAAGAACCCCTGATGATCCACGTCGAAGCCAAGGAGCTGACCCGTCAGCTCAACACCGGCCACTTCATGAACTCGATCGTGAACATCGAAATCGGCGGCAAGAGCATCCGCACGCTGCCCAAGGACGTCGCTGTCCATCCTGTGAGCGACCGCCCCGAGCATGCCGACTTCCTGCGCCTGTCGAAGGACGCCAAGGTCGAAGTGAACGTGCCGGTGGTCTTCATCAACGAAGAGAAGAGCCCGGGCCTGAAGAAGGGCGGCGTGCTCAATATCGTTCGTCACGAACTCGACCTGATCTGCGATGCCGACAAGATTCCGAGCGAGATCGTCATCGACGTCACGGGCAAGGATGTCGGCGACGCGATCCACATCAGCGAAGTCTCGCTGCCGGCCGGTTCGGAAAGCGCGATCACCGATCGCGACTTCACCATTGCCACGCTGGTTGCTCCCTCGGCCCTGAAGAAGGCCGAAGGCGCCGCTGCCGCTGAAGGCGCTGGCGAGGACGCAAACGAAGAAGAAGCTGACGAAGAGTAA